The proteins below are encoded in one region of Vespula pensylvanica isolate Volc-1 chromosome 4, ASM1446617v1, whole genome shotgun sequence:
- the LOC122628375 gene encoding transcriptional regulatory protein GAT1-like isoform X3, with protein MMKETLVKQDIKIEWEGHRSGESSPQLHVTEEPSDSPQSVITSKRHVRTITTAGHITESIAEIEAESSDSNAVSSNLQQAMHQHQHQHSDQDQHVYQDEQQQGQTQQQGQQQYVQISHANSTEEQQRDGNDQQHVVYTARNGQDGGVEVSDGADSTITLAVKESPRYETTGGTTERNEVGRIYAYTSDDQELRRENHLITMQVQDNARRGQQTTTHHRFSPHESNHSTSNTANSTPRYQTSPVLPTTEDYETSGMVSQSAGNVQLSSPAPNYSPPIDGIRTNQHQQQLVAAGYSDAAVAATIKYDTEVAVATENIKVSSTYTTLETVAIPPSQTVQYTQYISGSETFQQAPTYTYPKPELFITYPPASQPGSRGAEVESPNSAYIKGDPTLASSLGTTRAVSLHYEQPGSPGSQVTLYGPSTATSYQYIKPSNDPYWPTSGTPSPPTSLEYVQTYPSVTTIVSDAANMQLYSGGGYSVATAAGNGLSGPWQTIPSAEETFDGAVIASEPKDCLNCATTMTPLWRRDGTGHYLCSVCGIISKMNGTSRPSIRCGKPKQSVAPVNIAGVRRTGVQCANCRTSNTTLWRRNNNGEPVCNACGLYFKLHNVNRPLSMKKEGIQTRKRKPKNNSGVSGNLPGPSGISKTEIKSSLLVDSLQLNMFASGGGGEGVEEHCLPVGTPTTAQLGHAHSPLTLPTVAVLNRQTTLTVPPLEPITSQPSGDLVSVITSTTTVHAERS; from the exons ATGATGAAGGAAACATTGGTGAAGCAGGACATAAAGATAGAGTGGGAAGGGCATCGTTCCGGCGAGAGTTCCCCTCAATTACACGTCACGGAAGAACCCTCTGATAGTCCGCAAAGTGTTATCACTTCGAAGAGACACGTCAGAACGATCACTACGGCGGGACATATCACGGAAAGTATAGCCGAGATCGAAGCTGAATCCTCGGACTCGAATGCTGTCTCGAGTAATCTTCAGCAAGCCATGCACCAGCATCAGCATCAACACTCGGATCAAGATCAGCATGTGTATCAAGACGAACAACAACAGGGGCAGACGCAACAACAGGGGCAACAACAATACGTGCAGATTTCTCATGCTAATAGTACAGAGGAACAGCAACGAGATGGCAACGATCAACAACACGTTGTCTATACAGCTAGAAACGGTCAGGATGGTGGCGTTGAAGTCTCTGATGGTGCTGATTCAACGATTACACTCGCCGTCAAAGAATCACCTAG ATACGAGACAACGGGAGGAACAACTGAGAGGAACGAAGTGGGCCGTATCTATGCGTACACTAGCGACGATCAGGAGTTAAGGAGGGAGAATCATTTGATCACGATGCAAGTTCAAGACAATGCTCGTCGTGGTCAACAAACAACGACGCATCATAGGTTCAGTCCGCATGAGAGCAATCATAGTACCAGCAACACAGCCAATAGTACACCCAGGTATCAAACCTCACCAGTTCTTCCTACCACGGAGGATTACGAAACGTCAGGGATGGTTAGCCAGTCTGCAGGCAATGTACAACTGAGTTCACCCGCACCCAATTATTCCCCACCAATCGATGGAATACGAACGAATCAACATCAACAGCAATTGGTCGCTGCTGGTTACTCCGACGCAGCTGTCGCTGCGACGATCAAATATGATACCGAAGTAGCCGTTGCCACggaaaatatcaaagtttcGAGTACCTACACAACCCTCGAGACTGTCGCCATACCACCCTCGCAGACGGTTCAATACACTCAATATATATCCGGTAGTGAAACTTTCCAACAAGCGCCAACGTATACATATCCAAAGCCCGAACTTTTTATCACTTATCCACCCGCTAGTCAACCTGGATCGCGAGGTGCCGAa GTGGAGTCTCCCAACAGTGCTTACATCAAAGGTGACCCAACGTTAGCTTCGTCTTTAGGTACGACGCGTGCTGTCTCTCTTCATTACGAGCAACCAGGCTCACCGGGATCTCAAGTGACCTTATATGGACCTAGCACAGCTACTTCTTATCAATACATCAAACCAAGCAATGATCCTTACTGGCCTACTAGTGGTACACCATCACCTCCAACGTCTCTCGAATACGTTCAAACATATCCCAGCGTGACAACGATAGTTAGCGACGCTGCAAATATGCAACTCTACTCGGGCGGTGGTTACAGTGTCGCAACAGCTGCTGGAAATGGTTTATCTGGTCCTTGGCAAACTATTCCAAGTGCCGAAGAAACCTTCGACGGTGCCGTGATAGCGAGCGAACCAAAGGACTGCTTAAACTGTGCCACTACCATGACACCTCTGTGGAGACGCGATGGTACCGGACATTATCTTTGCAGCGTGTGTGGTATTATCAGCAAGATGAATGGCACCAGCAGACCATCGATCAGATGCGGCAAACCTAAACAGTCGGTCGCGCCGGTAAACATT gCTGGTGTACGAAGGACAGGAGTGCAATGTGCGAACTGTAGAACGAGTAACACGACTCTATGGAGACGAAACAACAACGGCGAACCCGTTTGTAATGCCTGCGGTCTTTACTTCAAATTGCATAAc GTTAATAGGCCATTGAGcatgaaaaaggaaggaatacAAACGCGAAAAAGGAAGCCAAAAAATAATTCTGGTGTAAGCGGGAATCTTCCTGGACCGAGCGGTATCTCCAAGACCGAGATTAAGTCCAGCTTACTCG TGGACTCGTTGCAGTTGAACATGTTTGCAAGCGGGGGTGGGGGTGAAGGGGTAGAAGAGCATTGTCTTCCTGTAGGTACACCAACAACGGCACAATTAGGGCACGCACATTCGCCCCTCACATTACCTACTGTCGCCGTATTGAATCGTCAAACTACCCTTAC CGTGCCTCCACTAGAACCAATCACTAGTCAACCCAGCGGTGACCTGGTCTCGGTTATAACTTCAACGACGACAGTCCATGCTGAGAGATCTTAG